Within Quercus lobata isolate SW786 chromosome 5, ValleyOak3.0 Primary Assembly, whole genome shotgun sequence, the genomic segment GACCAAAGGAACACAACAATTGGCCAACCTAAAAACCATGTCCGGcccacaaaataataataataataataataataataataattattattattattattattattatgggtTAAAAGGGGTGATAAGTACTTGAAATTAACTAACCATAAAAGGCGAAGTAGTGGCTGAAGGCCTTAAGGAGTACATGCCAGTAgcatttgaattcaaaattacaaataaatcatTAGTAGGAGGAGAATCTAAAACAACTAAGTTCCTTGGAAGGGAGTAGTCTCCTTCAGTAAGGTAATCAACACACCTATTCGCCTCCCGAAACATGTGGCTGATCTTGATTCGGTGGAACTGTCCTAGGAGGTACCTGCAGTCATTAAGCAATGATGAATATGAATTGTTAGAAGGCTTCTTAGAGAGAGCCTGGTCAACAATAACTTTTGCATCCAATTCCACAAGAAGTTGGGTAATGCCAAGCTGGGAAGCTAGCACCAATCCATCCCTTAGAGTCCAAAACTCTGCAATGATACTAGTTGCTATGCCAATGTGTCTCATATAGCCCTTGATGCACTTCTCATTATGATCACTGATGATGCTGAAAAAGTCACCAGTAAGCCACAGGTACTTGCACACTCGAAATAgcacctgcacaacacaaaagagAAGACCTTACAAAGAAcatcggtgtggtgccggccaagtaccatccgaaggtcaagttagaacttcttacaactttagagtgctagagaggggtgAATTATGTGTACCTTGGCTTGCTAGGGTATTAGAGCTTTTATAGGAGTAGATGGTTGACATCTTTTTCTTACTGTAGAAGTCTTTTTCTTATAGGAGTCTctttgagcatatttggtgGGATCCTTTTCTTATAGGTATCCCTTTGAGTAGCACCAAATGTGGAGGGTAAGACTTTTCCTTATATATGCAATCGTGGGCACCAAGCAAATCGCTATAAGGACCGTCAACTTATTTAGGACCGTTAGCTTATCGCGCTCCCTTCAGTTTTACAGGTGTTAGCTTATTGATGCCATCAGCCATTTGGTACTGCCTGCTGACTACCCCTTTCAAGTCTCTTCTTGCCGTCAGCTTGCAATGGAAACTGACGGTTTTGCCTGCTCACGCCTTAAGCACTGCTTTTGTCTATATCACAAGATATCTTATTATACACGTATGTGTGGAGCTCAAGTAAACCCACATCAAAACCATCGGGGTCTTGCATACCCCCTTCAGCTTATAGTTGTCAGCTTTCCATCGACGCTCAAGGTGCTTCCGTCAGCTTTGAGGTGGACCCGTAGACTCCCTCATGTCGTTACTTGTCAATAGACTGTCGCTTCATCCCTTTTCATTGGTGATTCTAATATTGTAAATTTATCCTTATCACTCATTAATACACAGTAATAGAATTCTCTAGCTAGCTAGATGCACGATAGGTGGAGATTCGGATTGCTCGAAGTGTTTTCGAACACAACTCTATTCCTATGTTTCCACAAACTCCAAATAGCGAAGGGGAATTGAGATTTCTAGGGGATACCATTGGCCAGAATTTGATTGCTGTATagacaattttcttttatccaGTCTAGGAGACTCAATTGGATGAAATTGACTAAGGATTGAGGGGTTCCAatctttttccataaattaaTTGCAACAAGAAAATCTCTTAGAAGGTGAATGATATATTCCTCCTAGTCTTGACACAAGGCACATCTCATGTTGCAGTTGATAACTCTGGCATTGATGACTTGCCTTATCAGAGCACTATTGTGGAAACAGAGCCATATAAAGTGTCTAATTTTTGGTAGGGTGTCAAACTTCCATATCCAACTACCCGTTGTAGGCCGAGGCAAGGCTGAAGAGTGAAGACCCATCATGAGAAAATTTCCACGTCAGTGAGTGCTCCTTCTCACCAAAAAGTTGCCTGGGGATGGCTTGGATTTTGTCAGTGACCACCCTAGGAAGATCAAAGGAGATTTTCCCTCAAACCCATTttccattttgaaaattttttgcaatagcCAGGTTGTTTTCTTGCTGGGTAAGTGGGCCTTCAATAAACTCTCTAGCAGCGCTACCCTTAACCCAATTGCTCCCCCAAAACTCAGATTTGAGTAATTCCCCACATTCCAATAAATGCCCTTTTCAAAGACTAGAAAACCCACTTTGACAGCAGCCCAATTGTAGGAGCATAGAAGCTTATCAAGGTCTTTGGAGTTTCTTTGATGTTGAGAGCAGTATTCGCTAAGAAGAATTTTAGCCCAAAGCGACTCTCTTTTCTAGTACAATCTCCAATTGAGCTTTAGCAAGTAGGGCAATATTCTTTGCCCTTGCCGCTTGTATGCCCAAGCTACCTTCCTCTTTAGGTTTGATAAcccacataattattatttttatttttatttatatgcaacccacacaaattttatttaaagttttaacCACATGGTGCCATGGTTGGACAGGTGGTTAATAAGTTACCATGGTTTAGGTGACGGATAAAACAAGGAAAgtaggaaagaaaatttattgGATGTTGTACAGTTTCACAAACCCAAGGTCATTGAAAAAAATTGGTAGATGTTTTTAGAGTTTCAAAGAATATGCTGggctttaaacttttttttgctGGGCTTCAAAGAATCTGTGTCTATTGTCTGCCGAAGACAAAACAAACCCTCacaaatgataaaaacaaaacatagcACACATCTCTTGCCGTTTTAACGTTTTAGAAGTCATCTTGTCAAACAAGCACCTCAActctccttatatatatatatatatatatatatatatatataaaagatacttttttttttttcgttaatatttttcaaaacatttacatctggttatttattttataagttttttttattaagataacaatttttattttttttatttacaggAACCAtcgttcactctcttttttcaaCCTAAGAAAAcacaaagaaataataataatttgttttgCACAAGCTATAGTGACTTGTATATTTACccaaacattgtagcaaaatccCATTTTGTATAACTGATtcataatttgatgtgaatgatTTATGCGCTTTAGTAGCTATATTTTGAGCTTAATGCTATTTTAGATGATCATGTACAAATGCTCAtatgttggagcattttaatattaaataattaaaatgagtaaatgttataacataaatgtaaagatgtgggagtgaatatggaagatgaagagttgtaaaaatgtttaatcccacattgaaaaggagagagactattttattctttttaattgtgatgattaatgggctaacatgaattgtctcagatattgggctagatacgtgcgcaatggggaggtgaagagtggaggtatcaaaaatgaCAAGAATCCGTCAAAAGTTCCTACCGATagacaatttggtggtagctggcataattgataaactatCACAATTTTGGAGGGAGTTCCAAAAGACTTTGCGACACAAACAAAATgagacatccttggagactttgatcacacgCATCCGTGTGGAGGAGAAGGCTTgaggacaagatgcactcatgacacaagagaccaatggtaattccaccacaaaggtaaaccttatttcatccaataataatatgcccaaaaatcattttcctagaaatgttcaattgaagcctaaaaaaagagcctttaaaaataataatagaccttaaggaaggggaaacccaaataaaaattacaataagaaccaaggacccccttcacaagatcaatttaatagatcctgTTTTGTCTGCGGTaagagtgggcatattgctcgattttgTAAATTTCAGAAACGTGAATCTGTCTCGTAGGCTAACGTAACCAAAGagcctttagtggctatgattacagacatcaatatggtgcaatatgttgaagggtggtgggTAGATTCCGGTGCTAATAGGCACGTCTGCTATGATAAgaattggttcaaattgtacactccttttgaagaagaaaaaactgttatgcttggtgactctagcaaaaccaaggttcttgggagtggtgaggttgaattgaaattcacttctggacgtgtgctaacactgaaagatgtactttacactccgtccatgaggaagaatttgttatcaagttttttgcttaacaaggctggcttcaagcaaactatggaatctgataattatgtaatcactaaaaagggattatttgtgggcaagggttatgcttgtgatggaatgtttaaattgaatattgagaataataaagcatctatcagttcagtttatatgctttcttctattaatttttggcatgctcgtttgtgtcatataaatagtagatatgtgggaatcatgagtagtttaggattaattccaagactgtcaaaagattttgaaaaatgtgaaacttgtagtcaagctaagattacaaaaaggcctcataaaaatgttgtaagaaataccgaattgcttgagttaattcattctgatttatgtgaatttgagggaattttaactcgtggaggaaatagatatattatcacttttattaatgatttctcaaaatatacaactatttatttgttgaaaaataaaagtgatgcttttgaaaaatttcaagattttttaaaagaagttgaaaatcaattcggtagaaaaataaaaagaataagaagtgatagaggccgtgagtatgaatcaagtgcattcatcaactcatttgttcagtctttgggaattatccatgaaactactgcACCATATTCACCCGCTTCTAATGGtttggctgaaagaaaaaatagaactttaattgagttaacaaatgccatgttaattgaatctggtgcacctttacatttttggggtgaagctattttaactgcatgttatgttttgaatagggtgccacataaaaagtcgcacaccacaccttttgagatgtggaaaggacataagccaaatttgggatatttgagagtGTGGGGTTGTCTCGCTTATGTAAGGCTTACTGACCCTAAAATgcctaaattaggtataagagctactacctatacttttcttggttatgcgattaatagtgcagcctacagattttttgatcttgaaaacaaaataatttttgaatctggtgatgcaatttttcatgaagaaaaatttccttttaaattgaaaaatagtaggggtgaagaaaatattttgtcacaacctagttcacaaaatcaagaaaattttgaaatggaacctagaaggagtaaaagagctagagttgaaaaggattttggtcctgattattatgtttttaacattgagaaaaatccccaaaatttaaaagaggctttaacatcacctgatgctatattttggaaagaggttgtaaatgatgagatagaatctctaatttctaatagaacttggaaattagtagatcttccatcgggttgtaagaccataggttgtaaatgggtccttagaaaaaagttgaaaccagatggatcaatagataagtttaaagctagacttgttgcaaaaggctttaaacaaaaagctgatcttgatttctttgatacattttctccggtaacaagaattacatctattagattgttaattgctattgctgcaatttttgatttgaaattcatcaaatgaatgtaaaaactgcttttctaaatggggacctagaggaagagatttatatggaccaacctgaaggctttgtagagcttggacaagaaagcaaggtatgtaagctaactaaatccctatatggcttaaaacaagcacctaagcagtggcatgaaaagtttgattcctgcatgattgagaatggttataaatcaaatgaatgtgataaatgtatttattctaaatcatggaataatttacatgttattattagtctctatgtggatgatatgttgatttttggctcaaatatgcatgttataaatgaaacaaaaaatatgcttaaaagccattttgatatgaaatatcttggtgaggctaattttattttgggcatgaaaattacaaaaacatgtgatggaatatatcttggtcaatcacattatgttgagaaaatattgagaaaatataattttcatgatcacaaaagtgtagctactccttttgattctagtgttcatttatttcctgtgaataatgatgatgagatttttaatcaaaaggattatgctagtatcattggtagtttgcgttatgctactgattgtactagacctaacattgcatatgcagtaggagtgcttagcagatttactagctagcctagtaaagatcattggctagctattgagcgagttatgagatatttaattggtatcaaaaactatggcttattttataaaaagtaccctgctgtaattgaagcttttagtgatgtcgattggaatactttgtcaggtgattctctctctaccactggttatatttttactttaggTAGTAgtgctatttgttggaaatctaaaaagcaaacgATAATTGgtaattcaacaatggaagctgaattaatagcattagctttaactagtgaagaggcaaattggtttagagatttattatatgaaataccactttgggaaaagccaattccacctttattaattcattgtgataacACTGTCgcaattggtagagttaaaaactGTTACTACAATGGTAAATCcagacctataagaagaaagcacagtaCCATGTGATCTTATTTAAGTAGTGACATCataactgtggattatattaaatataatgataatcttgcagatctatttaccaaggccttggcaaaagatagagTCTGGAATACATCGAGGGAGATGGGACTAAAATCCATAGaatcatgagccatgtatgaggatacccaactcaaggaccagagatcctgagaattgggtttaatgggaaaaacgaatcataTAATGGTCAtaagaaatgcactatttattttttaattatttattttgtaaataattttttaattgttcatccctataatgtaagtgcatttatcctgtaatgtgaagaggttgagtaaaaaactcttcatgaaatttgtagctcgtaTGAGTGGGGTGTCAGAATTACAGGAGCACCCTTAacaaaatttcacctatgtgagtgtgggggtggggccactccctatgagatttggacttaatctcaaatatACTCATGAAACCGGGATCAGCATATGGCCGTAAGGTGCTAGTTATAAAAGCTTATGTCAACATCTAGGTTGTTATGTGTAAGCAGTGACGCTTAATTTCTCTAAAGCAGTCCTAGTTCAAGTCGGAGACCACTACAACTCTAGAGTTGAGATCGCTGTTTTACTAAGTGAAGGTTTAATgcagagcacaccttcatgatgcatagtgacccatctttgcctggtaatctctctttaactaaaatttaatattaaaatgagtgggggattgttggagcattttaatattaaataattaaaatgagtaaatgttataatataaatgtaaagatgtgggagtgattatggaagatgaagagttgtgaaaatgtttaatcccacattgaaaatgagagagactattttattctttttaattgtggtgattaatgagctaacatgaattgtctcagatattgggctagatacgtgcgtaagggggaggtgaagagtggaggtatcaaaaatggaaattaatcaGCCCTttggatcctcctacttgacaGCCCATTCAGAGTAATTACCATATCCGTTGGTGAATAAATGGCCCgaattaatactccatttttttattatggacAATGAAGAGCCATTAACACACTTAATGGACTATCCGTTTGAGCCTATTCATTCTCCAGAAACTCCTTATCTCACCATTAATTGTGAAACTCCAGCCCAtcagattaatatccaacaattaatcttgtaacacccactacatcagaataattggacctaattaatcagaATAAATTGGGTAGTAATTTCGTAATTTAGACCCAATCCATGTTACTACAAtatacaatacaaaaaaaaaaaaaaaaaatagagacattattggcaaggaagggtgttctttctggtggagctttgggcttgaacactttgtgtagaggttgttctagccatacgacacttgttgggctgttgtatcctggggtAGACAAGTCAAAGAAagtctgcaccggttacaagatttagccaaccaaggacttgaatctccttaaagagagcgagtgtcgcgcgtcagtccaaatagtgttgtgtatttcctttctttacatcaataatattcaaaagtattattcagtttctctttgtgtgttatttccattatttttgtgtttgcaccaatatcatattttttattttgtaaaatttggaTATTTGAATTGTTGGATATTCCTTTATACAATCTAATAACAAATCATTCATCATTACAACTttatcttgaaatttaaaccgtttttgttgtttgattagtattatttttttatttttaaatgtttaaaagGTTTTATTTGCAGTTTGCCAACAAATTTGGGCAAAATGTTAGTATTAAACTTTAAAGACTAATTGAAGTAAAAGTTAAGAATTAAGTCATTAAaaggtttgttttgttttgttttgttttgtttttttttttccctctatacGTGAGGCTCTTTGGCTCCTTGCCTTAGAACTTATTCAATAGAATTCCTTTATCTTCCTTAGAGTGATATTTCCTTCTCTCCCTTAACATTGTTATTGGTAGGGCTTGATTGGGATTTCCTTTGGGTCAGGGAAACAGTTTTTAAgttttactttcttctttttctgccTATGAAATGGATTTTGTTATCTCTAATTGGAACTGTTTCTCTTTGTCAGAAAATGAAACTTTTCATGTCCTTGCAAATCACAGAGGAATGTCTGAATTTGTTTTGGTTGCAAAGTTTCTGACTAAATGTGTTTTGAATGTTGAGGCTGTTGGTCGAACTTTCAAGCCATTTTGGAAATCTTGGAGGAAATTTAAGGTTCAAGATGTTGGAAATCATATTGTATTGTTTGCTTTCGATTCAAAAACTGATGCTCAGCGTGTTTTGATAAACGGACCTTGGAAATTTGATAAGAACTTGGTTCTATTTAGTCagttgaaaaataattcaactATCTGAAACATTAATTTGACTCACTCTTTGTTTTGGATTCAACTTCATGGTTTGCAAGTGAAAAAACTTAATGTCGATACTGTGGAGATTGTGGGCACAATAGTCTCCTCTCATTTTAAGAATGATATGATAGGGGAGATTTTATGCTTGTTAGAGTTAGAGTTGATGTTTCAAAACCTCTTTGTTGGGGCTGTAAAGTTGTATTTAAAGATGGTAAAGAAGGATGGGTTGCGTTTAGGTATGAGAAACTTCCTAATTTCTGTTATTGGTGTGGCCTTGTGAATCATGATGACTAGGATTGTGATTGCTagtgtgatgccccaatttgattgattgtgtgatatatgtgggtgtgtgatgagtcccatatcgggtatttactaggtagatctgggctttattaacaactacaaggaacctcaattgtgactagtccttttgagataTAGCATAGATGTGGCTAACGCTTTTTCTTGGATTGCTACATATGGTATTAGAGCTGACTCGGTAACCTTGTGTGGGTTCgaagacactaccccacaaagtgggccctaacgaggatgttagggatttaagtgggggagctTGTGATGctccaatttgattgattgtgtgatgtgtgatgagtcccacatcgggtatttactaggtagatttgaactttattaacaactacaaagagcctcaattgtgactagtccttttgaggtatagcgcagatgtggctagcgttTTTCCTTGAGTAATGCCTTAACGACTCAAGGAAAAACGCTAggcacatctgcgctataccttaAACAGActatatgtaacgacccaaggaaaaacgCTAACTACATCTGCACTAtatctcaaaaggactagtcacaattgaggctccttgtagttgttaataaaacccagaTCTACTCAGTAAATAcctgatgtgggactcatcacacacccacacacatcatacaatcaatcaaattggggcatcacaatctcccccattTAAATTCCTAACATCCTCATTAGGGctcactttgtggggtagtgtctccaAACCCATATGGGGTTACCGGGCCaactctgataccatatgtaacaacccaaggaaaaaTGCTAGCCATATCTGCGTTATActtcaaaaggactagtcacaattgaggttccttgtagttgttaataaagctcagatctacccagtaaatacctgatgtgagactcatcacacacctacacacatcacacaatcaatcaaattggggcatcacagcTAGATATCTAGCAAATAAACACTAGCCATTGAAACTCAAGAATTTTGGGCCTGGCTTTAAGCACCAATTTTCAATTATGGAAAGAAGAGTGTGGTTATTGTTGAAGGTTCAGGGGGAAGAGGTTTATGGTAGTCATTCACAAACAACGGTGGCCAGGGTTGTTAATGTCAGTTCTATGGATACAGATGGAGAAATCGTTAAACCTTCaaacatggaaattcaaaatttttcgaAAGAAGGTTTGACAACTGTCCCTCTAATTGTTCCTCCTATTTCTAAGAAAATTCCTAATTTGGTGAAGGCTACTCACTCACTAGCCCACAGTAAGGACCTTCCTTTGGTATCCCAAATTTCCACACGAGATAATTCCCAATTTTCATCAACTTCTTTTAAGGCTTAGATTTAGCAGATCGATGCTGATTTGAAGAAGTTTGACACAACAGAATCTCCTAAAAAAGGTATGGTCTATCCGGACTCTCTACTACCCTTATCTTTAAAAAACATTCCTAAAATTTTAGTAAAGAGTACATTAGAAGTCAATAATGTGGGGATGTCTAAGGAGATTAGTTTAGGTATTGAGTCTAATATAAATTTTGCTTCTGAGACTAATCAACATATAGTAGTTGATCTACCCCTTAATTCTAAGCCCTGGAAATGATTGGTTAGAACGAAAAAAGCTGGGATTGCTTATGTGCAAGAAAATTCTTATGGGAAGAGAGAAATGACTGAGTATGAAGAGAATCAGCTGGATTTACCTAGCAAACATTTGCAGGTTTTGAAAGATGATGAAGTAGTACCCTTGAAATTGGTGGAGGCAATTGAGCAGCCCTACTAGGGACAATGAGTCTCTTTGTTTGGAATTGTCGTGGGCTTGGAAACCTATGTACAGGGAAGGAGCTTGGTGAATTAGTACAAGCTAAAGATCCCACTATTGTGTTTATAGCTGAAACATGGGCAAATAAAGTTAGActaaaagaaagggaaaaaaaaaaagatatttagtttaatggtttttttttccttc encodes:
- the LOC115990772 gene encoding uncharacterized protein LOC115990772, with protein sequence MAHDSMDFSPISLDVFQTLSFAKALVLFRVCKYLWLTGDFFSIISDHNEKCIKGYMRHIGIATSIIAEFWTLRDGLVLASQLGITQLLVELDAKVIVDQALSKKPSNNSYSSLLNDCRYLLGQFHRIKISHMFREANRCVDYLTEGDYSLPRNLVVLDSPPTNDLFVILNSNATGMYSLRPSATTSPFMVS